The Euzebya sp. genome has a window encoding:
- a CDS encoding DNA-directed RNA polymerase subunit beta', producing the protein MLDVNNFDELKISLATEDQIRMWSNGEVRKPETINYRTLRPEKDGLFCEKIFGPTRDWECPCGKYKRVRFKGIICERCGVEITRSKVRRERMGHIELAAPVTHIWYFKGVPSRLGYLLDMAPKDLEKVIYFAAYIITSVDDEGRAEALPDLEKEIGADKKRLEKELEVEREQLLSELETTLAEMEAEGAKSDQIKKKRREIEKQIKGVTERAQDRADRLDDVLELFRSLEVKQLVVDEMLYRDLRDRFGEFFTGGMGAEAIRTLLGQVDFEGESEHLREVLADEAEKIKSGKRKTRSQKATRAVKRLKVLEAFRTTGNDPTSMVLKAVPVIPPDLRPMVQLDGGRFATSDLNDLYRRVINRNNRLKRLIDLGAPEIIVNNEKRMLQEAVDALFDNGRRGRPVTGPGNRALKSLSDMLKGKQGRFRQNLLGKRVDYSGRSVIVVGPHLKLHECGLPKKMALELFKPFVMKRLVDLNFAQNIKSAKRMVERQRPQVWDVLEEVIGDHPVLLNRAPTLHRLGIQAFIPKLVEGKAIQIHPLVCSAFNADFDGDQMAVHVPLSAEAQAEARLLMLSSNNILSPANGRPLATPTQDMVLGAYYLTYAEGVDEFATAPDEGLVEAVRAGERRIPSFAGVHEAIMAMDRREVTLQDWSVVRLRGKVIREDALFDPIVEDGDEAGVPVDRVVGEEDGLRLLRDDGKGLRVLTTPGRVLFNEIFPAEMPYKNELLTKKGLANLVNRCADEFAQWQTAEVLDRMKDIGFEFSSRAGVTVSIADVTPPPAKQELVDAAEAQAAQVETRFEKGRLTPEDRRNALIDIWSTTKDQVQDAMERNFETAERTNPIWMMSHSGARGSMGQLVQIAGMRGMVANPRGEIIERPIKSNFREGLSVLEYFIATHGTRKGLADTALRTADSGYLTRRLVDIAQDLIIREEDCGVTRGVPVLVGERDSQTLFGRILAQDVMYPGTEEVLLETGTEIADGEIRALRSVLVKGLHPETGEPLETTAETDAERTIRVYSVLNCEAEVGVCAKCYGRALAEGRSVQIGEAVGIVAAQSIGEPGTQLTMRTFHSGGVAGEDITHGLPRVVELFEARSPKGKAEISPVSGTLTIEGGDKGIDLHIDPGNDEEVITISVTTRARMARVPDESSDVEGVTRELQSGDTVRVGQQLTEGSIDPHEMLEILGARETQKLLVEEVQKVYGAQGVSIHDKHIELIVRQMLRRVNIIEPGDTDFLPGELVDRLKFAKGNRLALDEGMQPANGRQVLMGITKASLATDSWLSAASFQETTRVLTEAAIEGKSDALNGLKENVIIGKLIPAGTGLRKYRDIAAVPTEMPQQLMPADLLDSFGEGGDWDTDEAWSENVY; encoded by the coding sequence ATGCTTGACGTCAACAACTTCGACGAGCTGAAGATCTCGCTGGCCACCGAGGACCAGATCCGGATGTGGTCGAACGGCGAGGTCCGCAAGCCCGAGACGATCAACTACCGGACGCTCCGCCCCGAGAAGGACGGGCTGTTCTGCGAGAAGATCTTCGGTCCCACGCGCGACTGGGAGTGCCCCTGCGGCAAGTACAAGCGCGTCCGCTTCAAGGGCATCATCTGCGAGCGCTGCGGTGTGGAGATCACCCGCTCGAAGGTCCGCCGCGAGCGGATGGGCCACATCGAGCTGGCCGCCCCGGTCACCCACATCTGGTACTTCAAGGGCGTCCCGTCGCGCCTCGGGTACCTGCTCGACATGGCGCCGAAGGACCTCGAGAAGGTCATCTACTTCGCGGCGTACATCATCACCTCCGTCGACGACGAGGGTCGCGCCGAGGCGCTGCCCGACCTCGAGAAGGAGATCGGTGCCGACAAGAAGCGGCTGGAGAAGGAGCTCGAGGTCGAGCGCGAGCAGCTGCTGAGCGAGCTCGAGACCACCCTCGCCGAGATGGAGGCGGAGGGCGCGAAGTCCGACCAGATCAAGAAGAAGCGCCGCGAGATCGAGAAGCAGATCAAGGGCGTCACCGAGCGGGCGCAGGACCGCGCCGACCGCCTCGACGACGTGCTCGAGCTGTTCCGGTCCCTCGAGGTCAAGCAGCTCGTCGTCGACGAGATGCTGTACCGCGACCTGCGCGACCGCTTCGGCGAGTTCTTCACCGGCGGCATGGGCGCGGAGGCCATCCGCACCCTGCTCGGCCAGGTCGACTTCGAGGGCGAGTCCGAGCACCTGCGCGAGGTCCTCGCCGACGAGGCCGAGAAGATCAAGTCCGGCAAGCGCAAGACGCGGTCGCAGAAGGCGACGCGCGCCGTGAAGCGCCTGAAGGTCCTCGAGGCCTTCCGGACCACCGGCAACGACCCGACCTCGATGGTCCTGAAGGCCGTCCCGGTCATCCCGCCGGACCTCCGCCCGATGGTGCAGCTCGACGGTGGCCGCTTCGCGACCTCCGACCTGAACGACCTGTACCGCCGCGTGATCAACCGGAACAACCGGCTGAAGCGGCTGATCGACCTCGGCGCGCCCGAGATCATCGTCAACAACGAGAAGCGCATGCTGCAGGAGGCCGTCGACGCGCTGTTCGACAACGGCCGCCGCGGCCGCCCGGTCACCGGGCCGGGCAACCGCGCCCTCAAGTCCCTCTCCGACATGCTGAAGGGCAAGCAGGGCCGGTTCCGCCAGAACCTGCTCGGCAAGCGCGTCGACTACTCCGGCCGCTCGGTCATCGTCGTCGGCCCGCACCTCAAGCTCCACGAGTGCGGCCTGCCGAAGAAGATGGCGCTCGAGCTGTTCAAGCCGTTCGTCATGAAGCGGCTGGTCGACCTCAACTTCGCCCAGAACATCAAGTCGGCGAAGCGCATGGTCGAGCGCCAGCGCCCGCAGGTGTGGGACGTGCTCGAGGAGGTCATCGGCGACCACCCGGTGCTCCTCAACCGCGCGCCCACGCTGCACCGCCTCGGCATCCAGGCCTTCATCCCGAAGCTGGTCGAGGGCAAGGCCATCCAGATCCACCCACTCGTCTGCAGTGCGTTCAACGCCGACTTCGACGGCGACCAGATGGCCGTCCACGTGCCGCTGTCCGCCGAGGCCCAGGCCGAGGCGCGGCTGCTGATGCTCAGCTCGAACAACATCCTGAGCCCGGCGAACGGCCGCCCGCTGGCCACGCCGACCCAGGACATGGTGCTCGGCGCCTACTACCTGACCTACGCCGAGGGCGTCGACGAGTTCGCGACCGCTCCCGACGAGGGCCTGGTCGAGGCCGTCCGGGCCGGCGAGCGCCGCATCCCCTCCTTCGCCGGCGTCCACGAGGCGATCATGGCGATGGACCGCCGTGAGGTGACCCTCCAGGACTGGTCCGTCGTCCGGCTGCGCGGCAAGGTCATCCGCGAGGACGCGCTGTTCGACCCGATCGTGGAGGACGGCGACGAGGCCGGCGTGCCGGTCGACCGCGTCGTCGGCGAGGAGGACGGGCTGCGCCTGCTCCGCGACGACGGCAAGGGCCTGCGGGTCCTGACCACCCCCGGTCGGGTGCTGTTCAACGAGATCTTCCCCGCGGAGATGCCGTACAAGAACGAGCTCCTCACCAAGAAGGGCCTGGCCAACCTGGTCAACCGCTGCGCGGACGAGTTCGCGCAGTGGCAGACCGCCGAGGTCCTCGACCGGATGAAGGACATCGGGTTCGAGTTCAGCTCGCGTGCCGGCGTGACCGTGTCCATCGCGGACGTCACCCCGCCACCGGCGAAGCAGGAGCTGGTCGACGCCGCCGAGGCGCAGGCCGCCCAGGTCGAGACGCGCTTCGAGAAGGGCCGCCTGACCCCCGAGGACCGGCGCAACGCCCTGATCGACATCTGGTCCACCACCAAGGACCAGGTGCAGGACGCGATGGAGCGGAACTTCGAGACCGCCGAGCGGACCAACCCGATCTGGATGATGTCGCACTCCGGTGCGCGTGGGTCCATGGGGCAGCTGGTCCAGATCGCCGGGATGCGCGGCATGGTCGCGAACCCGCGCGGTGAGATCATCGAGCGGCCGATCAAGTCGAACTTCCGCGAGGGCTTGAGCGTCCTCGAGTACTTCATCGCCACGCACGGCACCCGCAAGGGCCTGGCCGACACCGCCCTGCGGACGGCCGACTCGGGCTACCTGACCCGTCGCCTCGTCGACATCGCCCAGGACCTGATCATCCGCGAGGAGGACTGCGGCGTGACCCGCGGCGTCCCCGTGCTGGTCGGCGAGCGGGACAGCCAGACGCTGTTCGGCCGCATCCTGGCCCAGGACGTCATGTACCCGGGCACCGAGGAGGTGCTGCTGGAGACCGGCACCGAGATCGCCGACGGCGAGATCCGGGCCCTGCGCAGCGTCCTGGTCAAGGGGCTCCACCCCGAGACGGGCGAGCCCCTCGAGACGACCGCCGAGACCGACGCCGAGCGGACCATCCGCGTCTACAGCGTGCTGAACTGCGAGGCCGAGGTCGGCGTCTGCGCCAAGTGCTACGGCCGTGCCCTCGCCGAGGGCCGGTCGGTCCAGATCGGTGAGGCCGTCGGCATCGTCGCCGCCCAGTCCATCGGTGAGCCGGGCACCCAGCTGACCATGCGGACCTTCCACTCCGGTGGTGTCGCGGGTGAGGACATCACCCACGGCCTGCCGCGCGTCGTCGAGCTGTTCGAGGCGCGCAGCCCCAAGGGGAAGGCCGAGATCTCCCCGGTGTCCGGCACCCTCACCATCGAGGGTGGCGACAAGGGCATCGACCTGCACATCGACCCGGGCAACGACGAGGAGGTCATCACCATCTCGGTGACCACCCGTGCCCGCATGGCCCGCGTGCCCGACGAGTCCTCGGACGTCGAGGGCGTGACCCGCGAGCTGCAGAGCGGCGACACCGTCCGCGTCGGCCAGCAGCTGACCGAGGGGTCGATCGACCCCCACGAGATGCTCGAGATCCTCGGCGCCCGCGAGACCCAGAAGCTCCTCGTCGAAGAGGTGCAGAAGGTCTACGGCGCCCAGGGCGTGTCGATCCACGACAAGCACATCGAGCTGATCGTCCGCCAGATGCTGCGGCGCGTGAACATCATCGAGCCGGGCGACACCGACTTCCTGCCCGGTGAGCTCGTCGACCGCCTGAAGTTCGCCAAGGGCAACCGCCTGGCGCTGGACGAGGGCATGCAGCCCGCCAACGGCCGCCAGGTGCTCATGGGCATCACCAAGGCGTC